A portion of the Salvelinus namaycush isolate Seneca unplaced genomic scaffold, SaNama_1.0 Scaffold734, whole genome shotgun sequence genome contains these proteins:
- the LOC120042631 gene encoding putative inhibitor of apoptosis gives MHLSAQANEASSPSQDLSDLPMEEQLRRLQEERTCKVCMDKEVNMVFIPCGHLVVCKECAPSLRKCPICRGLVKGTVRTFLS, from the exons ATGCACCTTTCAGCCCAGGCAAATGAAGCCTCATCACCGAGTCAAGATCTCTCAG accTGCCGATGGAGGAGCAGCTACGGCGACTGCAGGAGGAGCGGACCTGTAAGGTGTGTATGGACAAGGAGGTGAACATGGTGTTCATCCCGTGTGGTCACCTGGTGGTCTGTAAGGAGTGCGCTCCCTCCCTGAGGAAATGTCCCATCTGCAGAGGACTGGTCAAGGGCACCGTCCGAACCTTCCTCTCCTAG
- the LOC120042629 gene encoding inhibitor of apoptosis protein-like, protein TCGGQLSNWEPGDRAVSEHQRHYPNCHFVRGDRADNVSLAGVVGGVAGTSQPPGAEAPPGPGPPGLSNVSNPAMQQREERLLTFVHWPLRIPVRPDQLAKAGFYYVGRNDDVKCFCCDGGLRCWESGDDPWVEHAKWFPR, encoded by the exons ACCTGTGGAGGACag CTCAGTAACTGGGAGCCAGGGGACCGGGCCGTATCGGAGCACCAGAGACATTACCCCAACTGTCACTTCGTCAGAGGAGACCGGGCCGACAACGTCTCCCTAGccggggtggtggggggggtagCAGGCACCTCTCAGCCCCCCGGGGCAGAAGCCCCCCCTGGCCCCGGCCCCCCAGGCCTCAGTAACGTGTCTAACCCAGCCATGCAGCAGCGTGAGGAGAGGTTGCTGACCTTCGTCCACTGGCCCTTACGTATCCCTGTTCGCCCCGACCAGCTGGCCAAGGCAGGGTTCTACTACGTCG ggcgTAATGATGATGTGAAGTGTTTCTGCTGTGATGGAGGTCTGAGGTGCTGGGAGTCAGGTGATGACCCCTGGGTGGAGCACGCCAAATGGTTCCCTAGGTAA